One genomic region from Streptomyces sp. NBC_01431 encodes:
- a CDS encoding SCO1417 family MocR-like transcription factor encodes MAQWTSAIGPAQLARQLKAQQPRPAGAGLRKPPAYRALADGIRLLVLEGRVPAAARLPAERELALALSVSRTTVAAAYEALRAEGFLESRRGAGSWTAVPAGHPLPGRGLEPLPPEQLGSMIDLGCAALPAPEPWLTRAVQGALEELPPYAHTHGDYPAGLPALRQMLAERYTARGIPTMPEQIMVTTGAMGAMDAICHLFAGRGERVAVESPSYANILQLMREAGARLVPIAMAEGLTGWDLPRWRQVLRDAAPRLAYVVADFHNPTGALADEDQRRQLVDAARSAGTVLVVDETMSELWLDEDVDMPRPVCAFDPAGATVLTVGSASKAFWAGMRIGWVRAAPDVIRSLVAARAYADLGTPVLEQLAVNWLMATGGWEQAVDIRRAQARENRDALVAAVRRELPDWEFHVPHGGLTLWVRTGGLSGSRLAEVGERVGVRVPSGPRFGVDGAFEGYVRLPFTVGGPVAEEAAVRLAAAARLVETGGGSGSAEPPPRTFVA; translated from the coding sequence ATGGCTCAGTGGACCTCGGCGATCGGGCCGGCCCAGCTCGCCCGTCAGCTCAAGGCGCAGCAGCCCCGCCCGGCCGGTGCGGGGCTGCGCAAACCGCCCGCCTACCGGGCGCTGGCCGACGGCATCCGGCTGCTCGTTCTCGAAGGCCGGGTCCCGGCCGCCGCCCGGCTGCCCGCCGAGCGCGAACTGGCCCTCGCCCTGTCGGTGAGCCGCACGACGGTCGCCGCCGCCTACGAGGCGCTGCGCGCCGAGGGCTTCCTCGAATCAAGACGCGGCGCCGGCAGCTGGACCGCCGTGCCCGCCGGGCACCCGCTGCCCGGCCGCGGCCTCGAACCGCTCCCGCCCGAGCAACTCGGCTCGATGATCGACCTGGGCTGCGCGGCCCTGCCCGCCCCCGAGCCCTGGCTGACCCGGGCGGTGCAGGGCGCGCTGGAAGAGCTCCCGCCGTACGCGCACACCCATGGCGACTACCCGGCCGGGCTGCCTGCCCTGCGCCAGATGCTCGCCGAGCGCTACACCGCGCGCGGCATCCCGACGATGCCGGAGCAGATCATGGTGACGACGGGTGCGATGGGTGCGATGGACGCCATCTGCCATCTGTTCGCCGGTCGCGGTGAACGCGTCGCCGTCGAATCGCCCTCGTACGCCAACATCCTTCAGCTCATGCGCGAGGCGGGCGCCCGCCTGGTGCCCATCGCCATGGCGGAGGGGCTGACCGGCTGGGACCTGCCGCGCTGGCGCCAGGTGCTCAGGGACGCCGCGCCCCGGCTCGCCTACGTCGTCGCCGACTTCCACAACCCCACCGGCGCGCTCGCCGACGAGGACCAGCGGCGCCAGCTGGTGGACGCCGCCCGCTCGGCCGGAACCGTGCTCGTCGTAGACGAGACGATGAGCGAGCTGTGGCTCGACGAGGACGTGGACATGCCGCGCCCGGTCTGCGCGTTCGACCCGGCCGGGGCCACGGTGCTCACGGTTGGCTCGGCGAGCAAGGCGTTCTGGGCGGGCATGCGCATCGGCTGGGTGCGGGCCGCCCCCGACGTCATCCGTTCCCTCGTCGCGGCCCGCGCGTACGCCGATCTGGGCACCCCGGTGCTGGAGCAGCTGGCCGTCAACTGGCTTATGGCGACGGGTGGTTGGGAGCAGGCCGTCGACATCCGCCGGGCCCAGGCCCGCGAGAACCGCGACGCGCTGGTCGCGGCGGTGCGCCGGGAGCTCCCCGACTGGGAGTTCCACGTGCCACACGGCGGCCTCACCCTGTGGGTCCGCACGGGCGGTCTCTCGGGATCCCGCCTGGCCGAGGTCGGCGAACGGGTCGGCGTACGGGTGCCTTCCGGACCCCGCTTCGGCGTCGACGGCGCCTTCGAAGGCTACGTCCGGCTGCCGTTCACGGTGGGCGGCCCGGTCGCCGAGGAAGCCGCGGTACGGCTCGCGGCGGCGGCCCGGCTGGTGGAGACGGGCGGCGGCTCGGGGAGCGCGGAGCCGCCGCCGCGGACGTTCGTGGCCTGA
- a CDS encoding ATP-binding protein — protein MARRPLPRILSSYSAPIARSREIARTAADSATDVLHPLITITRGLRVIGAALRAKWAATPKERRGPALFLTAAVVLVVALIPYGPLLALITVMGAAAWKGREKPVVKTGPDEAELARLQSLYEALVPYFSVPEDPAPLFSHGGEWDKAFSDHEFDDSGRPTRLRVRYPAYFTDGEAASRARIEQLLHAKSGRGREYHFAWDEEGNQLVMSVLDALPTSIAAQRFVTSPGETVLGFTDADAVRRTVPVIAGDGSHDAPPVVWRTGPRSTEPHLLVVGRPGTGTTTLLRSIALQALKDGDVLIVEGSGTGEYACLTGRSGVLAVECGLAGALATLEWASHETERRLICANRARQAGHPAPEDTKRPLWILLDRPSVFADLAAADGRTDPQHLLQVPLRHGRAAGVTVVVAEQFDTLDDLTEPVRSHTRARVVLGPASLAQVESVLGTPPHTTPTPDVPPGRGYARLGTGPVLRLQVPATPDPYDDATTEAHRQAVLDLLPARDVPVEATSRETPPVEAVPAEG, from the coding sequence GTGGCCCGGCGACCGCTCCCCCGCATTCTGAGCAGCTACAGCGCACCGATCGCTCGCAGCCGCGAAATCGCGCGCACGGCCGCCGACAGCGCCACCGACGTCCTTCATCCGCTCATCACGATCACCCGCGGCCTGCGGGTGATCGGCGCCGCCCTGCGCGCCAAATGGGCCGCCACCCCCAAGGAACGGCGTGGTCCCGCGCTGTTCCTGACGGCGGCCGTGGTCCTGGTCGTCGCGCTCATTCCGTACGGGCCGCTGCTCGCCCTGATCACGGTGATGGGCGCGGCCGCCTGGAAGGGCCGCGAGAAACCGGTCGTCAAGACGGGTCCCGACGAGGCGGAGCTCGCCCGGCTCCAGTCCCTCTACGAGGCACTCGTGCCGTATTTCTCCGTACCGGAGGACCCGGCCCCGCTGTTCTCCCACGGCGGCGAGTGGGACAAGGCCTTCAGCGACCACGAGTTCGACGACAGCGGCCGCCCGACCCGGCTCCGGGTGCGCTACCCGGCGTACTTCACCGACGGCGAGGCCGCCTCGCGCGCCCGTATCGAGCAACTCCTGCACGCCAAGTCGGGCCGTGGCCGCGAATACCACTTCGCCTGGGACGAGGAGGGCAACCAGCTCGTCATGAGCGTCCTGGACGCGCTGCCCACCTCGATCGCCGCCCAGCGCTTCGTGACCTCCCCCGGCGAGACCGTCCTCGGCTTCACCGACGCCGACGCCGTGCGGCGCACCGTTCCGGTGATCGCGGGCGACGGGAGCCACGACGCCCCGCCGGTGGTCTGGCGCACCGGGCCGCGCTCCACCGAGCCCCACCTCCTGGTCGTCGGCCGGCCCGGCACGGGCACCACGACCCTGCTCCGCTCCATCGCCCTCCAGGCCCTCAAGGACGGCGACGTGCTGATCGTCGAGGGCAGCGGCACCGGGGAGTACGCCTGCCTGACGGGCCGCTCGGGCGTCCTCGCCGTAGAATGCGGGCTCGCCGGGGCGCTGGCCACCCTGGAGTGGGCCTCGCACGAGACCGAGCGGCGCCTGATCTGCGCCAACCGGGCCCGCCAGGCCGGCCACCCGGCTCCCGAGGACACCAAGCGGCCGCTGTGGATCCTCCTCGACCGCCCCAGCGTCTTCGCCGACCTGGCCGCGGCCGACGGCCGCACCGACCCGCAGCACCTGCTCCAGGTCCCGCTCCGGCACGGCCGGGCGGCCGGGGTGACGGTGGTCGTCGCGGAACAGTTCGACACCCTGGACGATCTGACCGAGCCCGTACGCTCCCACACCCGGGCCCGCGTCGTCCTCGGCCCCGCGTCCCTGGCCCAGGTCGAGTCGGTCCTCGGCACCCCGCCGCACACCACCCCCACCCCCGACGTCCCGCCGGGCCGCGGCTACGCCCGCCTGGGCACGGGACCGGTCCTGCGGCTCCAGGTCCCCGCCACCCCCGACCCGTACGACGACGCGACGACGGAAGCCCATCGCCAGGCGGTCCTGGACCTGCTGCCCGCCCGCGACGTGCCGGTGGAGGCGACCTCCCGGGAGACACCGCCGGTGGAGGCGGTTCCGGCGGAGGGGTGA
- a CDS encoding ankyrin repeat domain-containing protein, protein MSEELDPEVVELASKVFDLARHGDAEALAAYVDAGVPVNLTNDRGDSLVMLAAYHGHAEAVSALLARGADADRANDRGQTPLAGAVFKGEDAVIKALLAGGADPSAGTPSAVDTARMFGKAELLALFGAN, encoded by the coding sequence ATGAGTGAGGAACTCGATCCCGAGGTGGTCGAGCTGGCGTCCAAGGTCTTCGACCTGGCTCGCCACGGAGACGCCGAAGCGCTCGCCGCGTACGTCGACGCCGGGGTGCCCGTGAACCTCACCAACGACCGCGGGGACTCCCTCGTCATGCTCGCCGCCTACCACGGGCATGCCGAGGCGGTGAGCGCCCTGCTCGCCCGCGGCGCCGACGCCGACCGCGCCAACGACCGCGGCCAGACCCCGCTCGCCGGTGCCGTCTTCAAGGGTGAGGACGCGGTGATCAAGGCCCTGCTCGCCGGCGGAGCCGATCCTTCCGCCGGGACGCCCTCCGCGGTCGACACCGCCCGGATGTTCGGCAAGGCGGAGCTGCTCGCGCTGTTCGGCGCCAACTGA
- a CDS encoding HEAT repeat domain-containing protein produces MFDPVIAPSGTLLGLLQRGRGDGTLHALAAPRDEALAALNHCVLSDPRHDWQVENRSLYYARLYLDLDGGLDQIERHLFGAEDILDPEDSRTGLALAVLGHLASYGRTDALALLRRYAASGSNWAWALDELALRDDDAGLRGLATSVLGRFPATAEGDAELAVTVRDAYEPRPWRLWAEDPRESVGARVRAARETGSFDRWQRQMRPSGPRPGWSVQAVFDWADQGLERGAVLHLPAARCLGAVAGPEDRDAIIEAARCGTDGARGAALHYLAESRDPRVLDLIEAAFSAGPAGSRTAAEAAVHAFERMCGPEAVDRARRWVQRPDALGASAASVLAARGEAGDEKLVLGALRDTVRSEGPDAPLLRALVDGAGRLGIVCAAPVLRHVYRETASSELRGRTARALAATDPSFATGFAVECLWDCEETTREVAAQYAELVDARVAERLRRLAADPAEEAEVQSAIHDRLGPDPTAV; encoded by the coding sequence ATGTTCGATCCAGTCATAGCGCCGAGCGGCACGTTGCTCGGCCTCCTGCAGCGGGGCCGCGGCGACGGCACCCTGCACGCGCTGGCCGCCCCGCGCGACGAGGCCCTGGCGGCCCTCAACCACTGCGTACTGAGCGACCCCCGCCACGACTGGCAGGTCGAGAACCGCTCCCTGTACTACGCGCGCCTCTACCTGGATCTCGACGGCGGGCTCGACCAGATCGAGCGCCACCTGTTCGGTGCCGAGGACATCCTCGACCCCGAGGACTCCAGGACCGGGCTTGCCCTCGCCGTCCTCGGCCACCTCGCCTCGTACGGCAGGACCGACGCGCTGGCGCTGCTGCGCCGCTACGCCGCGTCCGGCTCGAACTGGGCCTGGGCCCTGGACGAACTGGCGCTGCGCGACGACGACGCGGGCCTGCGCGGCCTCGCCACTTCCGTGCTCGGCCGCTTCCCGGCCACCGCGGAGGGCGACGCGGAGCTCGCCGTCACCGTGCGGGACGCCTATGAGCCGCGTCCCTGGCGGCTGTGGGCGGAGGATCCGCGCGAGAGCGTGGGCGCCCGGGTGCGGGCCGCCCGGGAAACCGGCTCCTTCGACCGCTGGCAGCGCCAGATGCGGCCGTCCGGGCCGCGCCCCGGATGGAGCGTCCAGGCCGTCTTCGACTGGGCGGACCAAGGCCTGGAACGCGGTGCGGTCCTGCATCTGCCCGCGGCCAGGTGCCTCGGCGCGGTCGCCGGACCGGAGGACCGTGACGCCATCATCGAGGCCGCCCGGTGCGGCACCGACGGCGCACGCGGCGCCGCCCTGCACTATCTCGCCGAGTCACGCGACCCCCGCGTACTCGACCTCATCGAAGCCGCCTTCTCGGCGGGACCGGCCGGCTCGCGCACCGCCGCCGAGGCCGCCGTGCACGCCTTCGAGCGGATGTGCGGCCCCGAGGCCGTCGACCGGGCGCGCCGCTGGGTCCAGCGGCCCGACGCACTGGGCGCATCGGCAGCCAGCGTGCTCGCCGCCCGGGGCGAGGCGGGTGACGAGAAGCTGGTGCTCGGCGCGCTCCGCGACACCGTGCGGTCCGAAGGACCCGACGCGCCGCTCCTGAGGGCGCTCGTTGACGGGGCGGGACGGCTCGGCATCGTCTGCGCCGCCCCCGTCCTGCGACACGTGTACCGGGAGACGGCCTCCTCCGAGCTGCGCGGCCGCACCGCCCGTGCGCTCGCCGCCACCGACCCCTCCTTCGCCACCGGATTCGCCGTCGAATGCCTGTGGGACTGCGAGGAGACCACGAGGGAGGTGGCCGCCCAGTACGCCGAGCTCGTGGACGCCCGCGTCGCCGAGCGGCTGCGCAGGCTCGCCGCCGACCCGGCCGAGGAGGCCGAGGTGCAGAGCGCCATCCACGACCGGCTCGGCCCGGACCCGACGGCCGTGTGA
- a CDS encoding glycosyltransferase family 4 protein, whose protein sequence is MRVVIVTESFPPDVNGVAHCALQTARHLAVRGHQPLVIAPATATGEGSDVPCPVIRVPSLPLPGYPEVRLALPSRRVAAAIEAHRADLVHLASPFVLGVRAMAAAARLQVPALAVYQTDLAGYARTYMGTGEGTAWRRLRAVHQAADRTLAPSTSAMRDLARHGVRRLRLWPRGVDTDRFHPGRRDVALRRELAPDGELLVGYVGRLAPEKQVELLADVCALDGVRVVITGDGPSGPALRGALPRAVFLGRRTGDELARIFASLDVFAHTGPHETFCQTVQEAMASGVPVIAPAAGGPLDLVRHGATGLLVAPRDSEALREAVLRLADPALRAAYGRAGRAAVEGRTWTAVGDLLLGHYAEVLGDRARVAA, encoded by the coding sequence ATGCGTGTCGTCATCGTCACCGAGTCCTTCCCGCCCGACGTCAACGGCGTTGCCCACTGCGCCCTGCAGACCGCACGGCATCTGGCCGTACGCGGTCACCAACCGCTCGTCATAGCCCCGGCCACGGCCACGGGGGAGGGCTCTGACGTGCCGTGCCCCGTCATACGGGTGCCCTCACTGCCACTGCCCGGCTATCCAGAGGTGCGCCTCGCCCTGCCGAGCCGCCGCGTCGCCGCCGCGATCGAGGCCCACCGGGCCGACCTGGTGCACCTCGCGAGTCCGTTCGTCCTCGGGGTGCGCGCCATGGCCGCCGCCGCCCGGCTCCAGGTCCCCGCCCTCGCCGTCTACCAGACCGATCTGGCCGGATACGCCCGCACCTACATGGGCACCGGCGAAGGCACGGCGTGGCGCCGGCTTCGGGCCGTGCACCAAGCCGCCGACCGCACCCTCGCACCGTCCACCTCGGCCATGCGCGACCTGGCGCGGCACGGCGTCCGGCGCCTGCGGCTGTGGCCGCGCGGCGTCGACACCGACCGCTTCCACCCCGGGCGGCGGGATGTGGCACTGCGCCGCGAGCTCGCCCCCGACGGTGAACTGCTCGTCGGCTACGTGGGCCGGCTCGCCCCCGAGAAGCAGGTGGAGCTCCTCGCGGACGTCTGCGCGCTGGACGGCGTACGCGTCGTGATCACGGGAGACGGGCCGAGCGGCCCCGCGCTGCGCGGCGCGCTGCCCCGTGCCGTCTTCCTCGGCCGCCGCACCGGGGACGAACTCGCCCGGATCTTCGCCTCGTTGGACGTCTTCGCGCACACCGGGCCGCATGAGACGTTCTGTCAGACCGTGCAGGAGGCGATGGCGAGTGGCGTCCCCGTGATCGCGCCCGCGGCGGGCGGTCCGCTCGATCTCGTACGCCACGGTGCGACCGGCCTGCTGGTGGCGCCGCGGGACTCCGAAGCGCTGCGCGAGGCCGTGCTGCGGCTCGCCGACCCGGCTCTCAGAGCGGCCTACGGGCGCGCCGGGCGGGCCGCCGTCGAGGGCCGGACCTGGACCGCCGTCGGAGACCTGCTGCTCGGCCACTACGCCGAGGTGCTCGGCGACCGGGCGCGGGTGGCGGCATGA